One segment of Panthera leo isolate Ple1 chromosome A3, P.leo_Ple1_pat1.1, whole genome shotgun sequence DNA contains the following:
- the CTSA gene encoding lysosomal protective protein isoform X2, with protein sequence MTSRGRAPPGEQRRWGAEMVGAALSPPWLLLLLLLLLLAWAPPGRAAPDLDEIQCLPGLAKQPAFRQYSGYLRGSDSKHLHYWFVESQKDPKSSPVVLWLNGGPGCSSLDGFLTEHGPFLVQPDGATLEYNPYSWNLIANVLYLESPAGVGFSYSDDKSYATNDTEVAQSNFEALKDFFRLFPEYKDNELFLTGESYAGIYIPTLAVLVMQDPSMNLQGLAVGNGLSSYEQNDNSLVYFAYYHGLLGNRLWSSLQTHCCSQNKCNFYDNRDPECVTNLQEVSRIVGNSGLNIYNLYAPCAGGVPGRLRYEKDAIVLHDLGNIFTRLPLKRTWHQALLRSGDRLRMDPPCTNTTAASTYLNNPYVRKALHIPEQLPHWDMCNFLVNIQYRRLYQSMQSQYLKLLTTQKYRILLYNGDVDMACNFMGDEWFVDSLNQKMEVQRRPWLVDYGDSGEQIAGFVKEFSHIAFLTIKGAGHMVPTDKPQAALTMFSRFLNKQPY encoded by the exons ATGACTTCCCGAGGCCGAGCCCCTCCGGGAGAGCAACGACGCTGGGGAGCCGAG ATGGTCGGAGCCGCGCTGTCGCCGCCgtggttgctgctgctgctgctgctgctgctcctggccTGGGCGCCCCCGGGTCGGGCAGCGCCGGACCTGGACGAGATCCAGTGCCTGCCCGGGCTGGCCAAGCAGCCAGCTTTCCGCCAGTACTCAGGCTACCTCCGCGGCTCCGACTCCAAGCACCTCCACTACTG gtTTGTGGAGTCCCAGAAGGATCCCAAGAGCAGCCCTGTGGTGCTTTGGCTCAACGGAGGGCCGGGCTGCAGCTCCTTAGACGGCTTCCTCACGGAGCACGGCCCCTTCCTG gTGCAGCCAGATGGTGCCACCCTGGAGTACAACCCCTATTCCTGGAACCTG atTGCCAACGTATTGTATCTTGAGTCCCCAGCTGGGGTGGGCTTCTCCTACTCTGATGACAAGTCTTATGCAACCAATGACACAGAG GTCGCCCAGAGTAATTTTGAGGCCCTTAAGGATTTTTTCCGCCTCTTCCCGGAGTACAAGGACAATGAGCTCTTCCTGACAGGAGAGAGCTATGCCGGCATTTACATCCCCACCCTGGCAGTGTTGGTCATGCAGGATCCCAGCATGAACCTTCAG GGGCTGGCTGTGGGCAACGGACTCTCCTCCTACGAGCAGAATGACAACTCCCTGGTCTATTTCGCCTACTACCACGGCCTCCTTGGGAACAG GCTCTGGTCTTCTCTCCAGACCCACTGCTGCTCTCAGAACAAGTGTAACTTCTATGACAACAGAGACCCAGAATGCGTGACCAAT CTGCAGGAAGTGTCCCGCATCGTGGGCAACTCCGGCCTCAACATTTACAACCTCTATGCCCCATGTGCTGGGGGTGTGCCTGGCCGTTTAAG GTACGAGAAGGACGCCATTGTGCTCCATGACTTGGGCAACATCTTCACTCGCCTGCCGCTGAAGCGGACATGGCATCAG GCACTGCTGCGTTCTGGGGATAGGCTGCGCATGGACCCCCCCTGCACCAACACCACAGCCGCCTCCACGTACCTCAACAACCCCTATGTGCGGAAGGCCCTCCACATCCCCGAGCAGCTGCCCCACTGGGACATGTGCAA CTTCCTGGTGAATATACAGTACCGCCGTCTCTACCAAAGCATGCAGTCCCAGTACCTTAAGCTGCTCACCACACAG AAATACCGGATCCTGCTCTACAACGGAGATGTGGACATGGCCTGCAATTTCATGGGGGACGAGTGGTTTGTGGATTCCCTGAACCAGAAG ATGGAGGTCCAGCGCCGGCCCTGGTTAGTGGACTACGGGGACAGCGGGGAGCAGATCGCAGGCTTCGTGAAGGAGTTCTCCCACATCGCCTTTCTCACCATCAAG GGCGCTGGACACATGGTCCCCACCGACAAGCCCCAGGCTGCCCTCACCATGTTCTCTCGCTTCCTGAATAAGCAGCCATACTGA
- the CTSA gene encoding lysosomal protective protein isoform X1, translated as MTSRGRAPPGEQRRWGAEMVGAALSPPWLLLLLLLLLLAWAPPGRAAPDLDEIQCLPGLAKQPAFRQYSGYLRGSDSKHLHYWFVESQKDPKSSPVVLWLNGGPGCSSLDGFLTEHGPFLVQPDGATLEYNPYSWNLIANVLYLESPAGVGFSYSDDKSYATNDTEVAQSNFEALKDFFRLFPEYKDNELFLTGESYAGIYIPTLAVLVMQDPSMNLQGLAVGNGLSSYEQNDNSLVYFAYYHGLLGNRLWSSLQTHCCSQNKCNFYDNRDPECVTNLQEVSRIVGNSGLNIYNLYAPCAGGVPGRLRYEKDAIVLHDLGNIFTRLPLKRTWHQALLRSGDRLRMDPPCTNTTAASTYLNNPYVRKALHIPEQLPHWDMCNFLVNIQYRRLYQSMQSQYLKLLTTQKYRILLYNGDVDMACNFMGDEWFVDSLNQKPQAAKASLVGQMEVQRRPWLVDYGDSGEQIAGFVKEFSHIAFLTIKGAGHMVPTDKPQAALTMFSRFLNKQPY; from the exons ATGACTTCCCGAGGCCGAGCCCCTCCGGGAGAGCAACGACGCTGGGGAGCCGAG ATGGTCGGAGCCGCGCTGTCGCCGCCgtggttgctgctgctgctgctgctgctgctcctggccTGGGCGCCCCCGGGTCGGGCAGCGCCGGACCTGGACGAGATCCAGTGCCTGCCCGGGCTGGCCAAGCAGCCAGCTTTCCGCCAGTACTCAGGCTACCTCCGCGGCTCCGACTCCAAGCACCTCCACTACTG gtTTGTGGAGTCCCAGAAGGATCCCAAGAGCAGCCCTGTGGTGCTTTGGCTCAACGGAGGGCCGGGCTGCAGCTCCTTAGACGGCTTCCTCACGGAGCACGGCCCCTTCCTG gTGCAGCCAGATGGTGCCACCCTGGAGTACAACCCCTATTCCTGGAACCTG atTGCCAACGTATTGTATCTTGAGTCCCCAGCTGGGGTGGGCTTCTCCTACTCTGATGACAAGTCTTATGCAACCAATGACACAGAG GTCGCCCAGAGTAATTTTGAGGCCCTTAAGGATTTTTTCCGCCTCTTCCCGGAGTACAAGGACAATGAGCTCTTCCTGACAGGAGAGAGCTATGCCGGCATTTACATCCCCACCCTGGCAGTGTTGGTCATGCAGGATCCCAGCATGAACCTTCAG GGGCTGGCTGTGGGCAACGGACTCTCCTCCTACGAGCAGAATGACAACTCCCTGGTCTATTTCGCCTACTACCACGGCCTCCTTGGGAACAG GCTCTGGTCTTCTCTCCAGACCCACTGCTGCTCTCAGAACAAGTGTAACTTCTATGACAACAGAGACCCAGAATGCGTGACCAAT CTGCAGGAAGTGTCCCGCATCGTGGGCAACTCCGGCCTCAACATTTACAACCTCTATGCCCCATGTGCTGGGGGTGTGCCTGGCCGTTTAAG GTACGAGAAGGACGCCATTGTGCTCCATGACTTGGGCAACATCTTCACTCGCCTGCCGCTGAAGCGGACATGGCATCAG GCACTGCTGCGTTCTGGGGATAGGCTGCGCATGGACCCCCCCTGCACCAACACCACAGCCGCCTCCACGTACCTCAACAACCCCTATGTGCGGAAGGCCCTCCACATCCCCGAGCAGCTGCCCCACTGGGACATGTGCAA CTTCCTGGTGAATATACAGTACCGCCGTCTCTACCAAAGCATGCAGTCCCAGTACCTTAAGCTGCTCACCACACAG AAATACCGGATCCTGCTCTACAACGGAGATGTGGACATGGCCTGCAATTTCATGGGGGACGAGTGGTTTGTGGATTCCCTGAACCAGAAG CCGCAGGCTGCTAAGGCTTCCCTGGTGGGGCAGATGGAGGTCCAGCGCCGGCCCTGGTTAGTGGACTACGGGGACAGCGGGGAGCAGATCGCAGGCTTCGTGAAGGAGTTCTCCCACATCGCCTTTCTCACCATCAAG GGCGCTGGACACATGGTCCCCACCGACAAGCCCCAGGCTGCCCTCACCATGTTCTCTCGCTTCCTGAATAAGCAGCCATACTGA
- the LOC122215473 gene encoding phospholipid transfer protein translates to MALVGALFLALLAGAQAELPGCKIRITSKALELVKQEGLRFLEQELETITIPDLRGKEGYFYYNISEVKVTELQLTASELHFQPEQELMLQISNASLGLRFRRQLLYWFFYDGGYINASAEGVSIRTALELSRDPTGRIKVSNVSCQALVSRMHAAFGGTFKKVYEFLSTFITSGMRFLLNQQICPVLYHAGMVLLNSLLDTVPVRSNVDELVGIDYSLLKDPAASASNLDMDFRGAFFPLAEGNWSLPNRAVEPQLREEERMVYVAFSEFFFDSAMESYFRAGALKLSLVGDKVPHDLDMLLRATYFGSIVLLSPAVIDSPLKLELRVLAPPRCTIKPSGTTVSVTASVTIALVPSDQPEVQLSSMIMDTRLSAKVALRGKALRVQLDLRRFRIYSNQSALESLALIPLQTPLKTMLQIGVMPMLNERMWRGVQIPLPEGINFVREVVTNHAGFLTIGADLHFAKGLREVIEKNRPASTSDTSASSAPPPATTAA, encoded by the exons ATGGCCCTCGTCGGGGCCCTCTTCCTAGCGCTTCTGGCAGGCGCTCAGGCCGAGCTCCCCGGCTGCAAGATCCGCATCACCTCCAAGGCGTTGGAGCTGG TGAAGCAGGAGGGCCTGCGCTTTTTGGAACAAGAGCTGGAGACCATCACCATTCCGGACCTGCGGGGCAAGGAGGGCTACTTCTACTACAACATCTCGGA GGTGAAGGTCACAGAGCTGCAGCTGACAGCCTCTGAGCTCCATTTTCAGCCAGAGCAGGAGCTGATGCTACAGATCAGCAACGCCTCCTTGGGGCTGCGCTTCCGGAGACAGCTTCTCTACTGGTTCTT CTATGATGGGGGCTACATCAATGCCTCTGCCGAAGGCGTGTCCATCCGCACAGCTCTGGAGCTCTCCAGGGACCCCACTGGCCGTATCAAAGTGTCCAACGTCTCCTGCCAGGCCTTGGTCTCCAGAATGCACGCAGCCTTTGGGGGAACCTTCAA GAAGGTGTATGAGTTCCTCTCCACATTCATCACCTCGGGGATGCGCTTCCTCCTCAACCAGCAG ATCTGCCCCGTGCTCTACCATGCAGGGATGGTGCTGCTCAATTCCCTCCTGGACACCGTGCCCG TACGCAGCAATGTGGATGAGCTTGTTGGCATCGACTACTCCCTCCTGAAGGATCCTGCAGCTTCTGCCAGCAATCTGGACATGGACTTCCGG GGGGCCTTCTTTCCCCTGGCGGAGGGTAACTGGAGCTTGCCCAACCGGGCGGTTGAGCCCCAGCTGCGGGAGGAGGAGCGGATGGTGTACGTGGCCTTCTCCGAGTTCTTCTTTGACTCCGCCATGGAAAGCTACTTCCGAGCGGGTGCCCTGAAGCTGTCACTGGTGGGAGACAAG gtgccccacgatcTGGACATGCTGCTGAGGGCCACCTACTTTGGGAGCATCGTCCTGCTG agcccgGCGGTGATTGACTCCCCGCTGAAGTTGGAGCTAAGGGTCCTGGCCCCACCTCGCTGCACCATCAAGCCCTCGGGTACCACCGTCTCTGTCACCGCAAGTGTCACCATCGCCCTGGTCCCGTCCGACCAGCCTGAGGTCCAACTGTCCAGCATGATTATG GACACCCGTCTCAGCGCCAAGGTGGCACTCCGGGGAAAGGCGCTGCGCGTCCAGCTGGACCTGCGCCG GTTCCGAATCTACTCGAACCAGTCTGCACTGGAGTCGCTGGCA ctgaTCCCACTGCAGACCCCTCTGAAGACCATGCTGCAGATTGGGGTGATGCCCATGCTCAATG AGCGGATGTGGCGGGGGGTGCAGATCCCACTACCCGAGGGCATCAACTTCGTGCGCGAGGTGGTGACCAACCATGcg GGCTTCCTCACCATCGGGGCCGACCTCCACTTTGCCAAAGGGCTGCGAGAGGTGATTGAGAAGAACCGGCCTGCCAGCACCAGCGACACCTCGGCATCCAGTGCCCCACCACCTGCCACGACGGCTGCCTGA
- the NEURL2 gene encoding neuralized-like protein 2 yields the protein MAAVSEPVDLGAPWRAARPEPPPTRFHRVHGANIRVDPSGTRATRVESFAHGLCFSREPLAPGQVFLVEIEEKELGWCGHLRLGLTALDPATLAAVPEFSLPDLVSLGHTWVFAITRHHNRVPREDGPEAEAAVPSRPPALLVEPYLCIEQFRIPRDRLVGRSRPGLYSHLLDQLYELNVLPPTARRSRLGVLFCPRPDGTADMHIVINGEDMGPSARGLPAAQPLYAVVDVFASTKSVRLVQLEYGLPSLQTLCRLVIQKSVVHRLAIDGLHLPKGLKDFCKYE from the exons ATGGCTGCTGTCTCCGAGCCCGTGGACTTGGGTGCGCCTTGGAGAGCCGCGCGCCCCGAGCCCCCTCCCACCCGCTTCCACAGGGTGCATGGTGCCAACATCCGCGTGGACCCCTCCGGGACGCGGGCCACACGCGTGGAGAGTTTCGCTCACGGCCTGTGCTTCAGTCGCGAGCCGCTGGCCCCGGGCCAGGTATTCTTGGTCGAGATCGAGGAGAAAGAGCTGGGCTGGTGCGGGCACCTGCGCCTCGGCCTGACTGCGCTAGACCCTGCCACTCTGGCCGCGGTGCCCGAGTTTTCGCTGCCCGACCTGGTCAGCCTCGGCCACACCTGGGTCTTTGCCATCACGCGCCATCACAACCGCGTGCCCCGGGAGGACGGCCCGGAGGCAGAGGCAGCGGTCCCCAGCCGCCCCCCAGCCCTCCTGGTGGAACCCTATCTGTGCATTGAGCAGTTTCGCATTCCCCGAGACCGCCTGGTGGGCCGCAGCCGGCCCGGGCTCTACAGCCACCTCTTGGATCAGCTGTATGAGCTGAACGTGCTGCCTCCGACCGCGCGCCGCAGCCGCCTGGGCGTTCTTTTCTGCCCGCGCCCTGACGGCACGGCGGACATGCACATCGTCATCAACGGCGAGGACATGGGTCCCAGCGCCCGGGGGCTGCCAGCCGCCCAGCCCCTCTACGCAGTGGTGGACGTCTTTGCCTCCACCAAGAGTGTGCGCCTTGTGCAGCTCGAGTATGGCT TGCCGTCCCTGCAGACTCTGTGCCGCCTAGTCATCCAGAAGAGTGTGGTGCACCGGTTGGCCATCGATGGGCTCCACCTGCCGAAAGGACTTAAGGATTTCTGCAAGTATGAGTAA